Part of the Tolypothrix sp. PCC 7910 genome, GTTGACGTTCAAAGGGATAAGTTGGTAAGGGAATTCGATAATATTCATCTTGACTATAAAATCCCAACCAATCTATCTTGACCCCAGCCAGCCAGAGTTGACCTAATGTAGTAAATAACACAGCTACATCAGATTGCTGATCTTGGGGATGGCGTACCGAATTTAAAATTGTATGTGTTGCGGCTTTATCTGGATGTCTTTTAGCTAATGTCGTGAGTGTATGTCCTGGCCCTACTTCTAATAAAACTTGCTCCGGTGTTGCTAACAATTTCTCGATACCTTGAGCAAACAGCACTGTAGAACGCAGATGTTGTGCGTAGTAGTCAGGATTTGTGGCTTGACTAACTGTAATCCAAGTACCTGTGAGGTTGGAAATATAAGGAAGTTTTGGGGGATTTAAAGTAACTTTTTTGACTCGCTCTGCAAATGCCTCTAATATTGGTTCCATCATCTGAGAATGGAAAGCATGGGAAGTATGCAGACGGCGACATTCAATACTTTGAGCAGCTAGCTGATTTTGTAGAGCTTCGATTGCTGCTATAGAACCGGAAACTACACAATGTGAAGGTTGATTAATCGCAGCCACAGAAAGCTCTGAGCCTAATAAGGATTTTACCTTTTCTACGGGCAAGGGAACAGAAAGCATTGCGCCAGTGGGAAGCTGCTGCATCATCTGTCCGCGTGCTGCTACTAAAGATAAAGCATCTTCTAAGGAAAAAACTCCGGCGAGGGTTGCGGCTACATATTCGCCAATACTATGACCGATCGCAGCTTGTGGATTCACTCCCCAAGACTGCCATAATTTAGCTAGGGCATATTCAATAACAAAAATAGCAGGTTGCGCGATCGCAGTTTCTTGAAGTTGTTGTGATGCTTCAGTAATTTTGTCATCGCTAGGGTAAAGGATATGGCGTAAATCTAACCCTAGTAGGGGTTTGAGAATTTCTGAGCAATAATCAACTTGTTCTTTGAATACTATCTCTGTTTGATAAATTTCCCGCGCCATATTGACGTACTGAGAACCTTGACCGGGAAACATAAAGACCACAGACCGTTCTGTAATCTCTGTATAGTTAGTAACAACTTGTTTTGTCTCTAAGTTGCTCAGAGATTGAACAGCATCTTCTAAATTTTGGCAAATTAACATCCGCCGATGATTAAAACCCCGACGACCACTATTGAGGGTATAAGCGACATCACCTAAATTTAGTTCTGGATGCTCTTTTAAATGCGTAATTAAATTATTTGTCGCCTTCTCCAGTGCATTTGCAGCCTTAGTCGACAGACACAAAAGTTGATAACTTCTCCTCTGCCCCTCTGCCCCTCTGCTCCCCTGCCCAAAAACAGGAGTTTCTTCCAAAATGACATGAGCATTAGTCCCCCCCATACCAAAGGAACTAACCCCAGCACGGCGAGGAGTGTTATCTGTTTTCCATTCAGTTAGGGTTGTATTGACATAAAAAGGACTGTTAGCAAAATCAATTTTGGGATTAGGTGTCTCGAAGTGCAAGCTTGGAGGGAGCATTTTATGTTGCAGTGCTAACACCGTTTTAATTAAACCTGTCACACCTGCGGCTGTATCTAAATGTCCCAAGTTGGTTTTTACAGAACCAATAGCGCAGAAGCCTTTTTTATCGGTATTTTGCCGAAAAGCTTGAGTTAAAGCGGCAATTTCGATGGGGTCTCCTAAAGGCGTAGCTGTACCATGCGCTTCGATGTAGGAAATTGTTTCGGCTTCTACACCAGCTACAGCTTGCGCTTCACCAATAACTGCGGCTTGACCGCTAACACTAGGCGCAGTGTAACCTACCTTCATTGCACCATCGTTATTGATAGCCGAGCCTTTAATGATGGCATGAATTTGGTCACGATCTGCGATCGCATCCTGTAATCTTTTCAATACCACAATCGCCGCACCGCTACCGCCAATAGTGCCTTGTGCTTTAGCATCAAACGCACGGCAATGTCCATCAGGAGAAAGTATCATTTCCTCTTGATATAAATAGCCTTTGTTTTGAGGAATGCTGAGAGAAACTCCCCCAGCTAAAGCCATGTCACATTCACCATTTAAAAGGCTTTGACAAGCTAAGTGAACAGCAACTAAAGAAGTAGAACAAGCTGTTTGTACATTTATTGCTGGGCCAGTTAAGTTAAGCTTATAAGCAACTCTTGTGGGTAAAAAATCTTTATCGTTGGCAATTCCTAATTGTAGAGGGTCAAAGGTTTCTGATAATTGATGATGAGGATAAAGGTTATTCAGTAAATACCGATTCATCCCTACACCACCATAAACCCCAATTAAACCGTTGTATGTTTGTGGGTCATAGCCAGCTTTTTCTATAGCTTCCCAAGCTAATTCTAAAAATAGGCGTTGTTGTGGATCAATTAACTCGGCTTCTTTCGCACTATACCCAAAGAAATTAGCATCAAATAATTCAATATTTTCTAGAGCCGCACTAGCTTTTACATAATGAGATTTATTTACTAAATCTGGGGAAACACCAGCATTAATTAATTCCTCATCTGTCAACTGAGAGATAGACTCTACGCCATCACGAAGATTCTGCCAAAATTGGGCAATATCTTGTGCTCCTGGAAATCTCCCAGCAATAGAGATAATTGCAATTTCCGAATTATTAAATTCATTATTATTTAAATTTAAGCTCATTTTTACCTTTTTCTTTGCGAGCGATATTGTTGTCTTGACTGTAATCTTTGATTTTTTAAGGATTTTAATTCGCTATAAGCTTGTGTGCGGTTATGATTCTGCTTGGTTGTCTCTTCTTGGTTAATTTTATTATTTAAATATTGACTGAAACTATGGATAGTTGGGTAATTAAACATATCAACTATTGATAGTTCTATTCCAAATTTTTCTTGCAACTGCTGATTAATGCTTACCAGTAATAAAGAATGACCCCCTAACTCAAAGAAATTATTGTAAATTCCTACCTTTTCTATTGCTAAAGCTTGTTGCCAAATGCCAGCAATGATATTTTCTATCTCTGTATTTGGCATGACATAATTTGATAATTCTTGATGTAAATCTGGGTTTGGTAAAGCGCGACGGTCTACTTTACCGTTAGGTGTCAAAGGTAAAGATTCAAGAATCACAAAAGCACTTGGTAACATATACCCAGGCAATTTATCAGCTAAAAATTGCCGCAATTCGCCTGTGGTGATTGTCACGTTCTTTTGTGTTCCTACATAGGCGACTAAACGCTTATTTCCCCCAGTTTCTTCACGAGGAATAACACAACATATCTGTACATCATTATGTTGGCTGAGTGCTGCTTCAATTTCTCCCAATTCGATGCGGAAGCCACGAATTTTTACTTGATGGTCGATGCGTCCTAAATAGTCAATTGTGCCATCTGGTAAATAACGCCCTAAATCCCCAGTTTTATATAATCTACTCCCTTCTGCCTTCTCAAATGGATTAGGAATAAATTTTTCTTGTGTCAAATCTGGACGGTTGAGGTAGCCTCGCGCTAAACTTACACCGCCAATGTGTAATTCTCCTGGTACACCCACAGGTACGGGTTGTAAATACTCGTCTAAAATGTGGATTTGCGTATTTGCGATCGCTTTTCCAATAGTAATCTTCTCATCTTCAGTGCATTTTGCGATCGTTGCACAAACAGTTGCTTCCGTTGGGCCGTAGGCGTTAAAGAAGTTTCTACCAACAGACCATTGCTTGATTAGTTCTGGCGAACAAGCTTCTCCAGCGACAATGATTGTTTGCAGTGCTGGCAATTCGTCACTCGGCATAACTGCTAATGCCGATGGTGGTAGAGTGACATGGGTAATGCTGTGTTTGCGTAATTGCTCAACTAATGGCTTTCCAGGGAGTAGAGAATCTTTTGTTCCTAAATACAGCATTCCACCTGAACCCAAAGCCATGATGATTTCCCAAATCGAAGCATCAAAACTAAAGGAAGCAAATTGAAGAATACGACTATCAGAATTTACGCCAAAAGTTTGTATCTGAGCTTGAGCTAGGTTGCATAATCCCTTATGCTCAACCATCACACCTTTCGGTCTACCTGTTGAGCCGGAAGTGTAAATTAAATTAGCTAAATTAAAGGCTCTAACTTCACTATTTAGGTTATCTTGATTGTTTTGGGCAATTTGTTCCCATACTTCATCCAAACAGACAAGATTTGCTTGATATTCGGGGAGCCTCTCAATAAGTCGCTGTTGAGTCAGCAGTACTGAAACTTGAGCATCTTCTAACATAAAGCGCAAACGCTCAGTTGGATATTCTGGGTCAAGTGGTAGGTATGCTCCTCCTGCTTTGAGAACCCCCAAAAGTCCCACTACCATTTCTAAAGAGCGTTCCACACAAATACCCACTAAAGTATCTGGTTTTACACCCAAAGATTGCAAATAATCAGCTAATTGGTTAGCGCGAATATTTAACTGTTGATAAGTCAGTTTTTGTTCTGCAAATACTACTGCTACTGCATTGGGAGTCTGATTAACTCTTTCCTCAAACAACTGATGAATACATTTATATTGAGGATAATTTGCTTGTGTATCGTTCCATTCAATTAATAATTGATGTTGCTCATGTTGTGTCAATAAAGGTAATTGTGCAATTTTCTGTTCTGGATTCGCAACAATACCTTCTAGCAAAGTCACAAAATGACCAGTCATACGCTCAATGGTGGACGCATCAAACAAATCAGTATTGTATTCCCACACACCCACTAAGCCTTGAGTCGTGTTTTCCATCGATAAGGCTAAATCAACCTTGGCCGTTTTAGTTTCTACTGGTAATGCACTAACAGTTAACCCAGCAAGCTCTAATTCTTGTACAGGTGCATTTTGTAGCATAAACACTACCTGGAACAGTGGTGTATGCCCCAAATCCCTTTCCGGCTGCAATGCTTCCACGAGCATTTCAAACGGTAAATTCTGATGAGTGTATGCATCCATTGCTGTTTCTCGCACGCGAGTCAGCAATTCGCTAAAGCTGGGATTACCTGCTAAATTACTCCGCATAACTAATGTATTGACAAAAAAGCCAATTAACCCTTCTATCTCAGAGCGATCGCGATTTGCAATTGGTGTACCCACTAAAATATCTGACTGTCCTGTATAGCGGTAAAGCAAGGTATCATAAGCCGCCAACAGCGTCATAAACAGAGTACAGCCATGCTCTTGACTTAGTTTGACTAATTTATCAGTTAATTCAACTGACAAAGTAAACTCAAGATGTGCGCCAACAAATGTTTGTACAGCAGGTCTTGGTCTATCTGTAGGTAACGCTAATAAAGCAGGTGCATTTGCTAATTGCTGTTCCCAATAAGAGAGTTGACTTTGCAACACATCACCTTGCAACCAATTTCTCTGCCAAATTGCAAAATCTGCGTACTGAATTGTTAGTGGTACTAATGGTGATGGTTGTCCTTGAGAATAAGCGTTGTAAAGTTGTGCTAGTTCAGAGATAAACACGCTCATTGACCAACCATCAGAGACAATGTGGTGCATACAGACTAACAAAATGTGTTCTGTCTCATTCAACGCCAGCAACGTTACTCTAATTAACGCTTCAGTAGCTAAATCGAAGGGTGCAATAGCTTGTTGTTGCGCTAACTGCTGCGTGGCTACTTCCTTTTGGGTTGCAGATAAAGCGTTGAAATCAACTATTGATATTATTCCCTGTTCCCTATTCCCTGTTCCCTGTTCCCTAATTATTTGTGTTGCTTGTCCATCGATTGTGGTGAAATTTGTGCGTAATACTTCGTGGCGATGAATTATTTCAATTAAACTTTGTTCTAAAGCAGTTTGATTAAGATTACCCACCAGACGCAAAGCAACAGGAATATTGTATAAAGCACTGTGAGGCTCTAATTGGTCTAAAAACCATAAACGCTGTTGAGCAAACGACAGTGGTAAATCTGCATTTTTCGCCCTTGGTAAAATTGGCGATGCAGATAGTTCTATATTTTGTTGCTGTAACTGCTCAAT contains:
- a CDS encoding type I polyketide synthase; translation: MSLNLNNNEFNNSEIAIISIAGRFPGAQDIAQFWQNLRDGVESISQLTDEELINAGVSPDLVNKSHYVKASAALENIELFDANFFGYSAKEAELIDPQQRLFLELAWEAIEKAGYDPQTYNGLIGVYGGVGMNRYLLNNLYPHHQLSETFDPLQLGIANDKDFLPTRVAYKLNLTGPAINVQTACSTSLVAVHLACQSLLNGECDMALAGGVSLSIPQNKGYLYQEEMILSPDGHCRAFDAKAQGTIGGSGAAIVVLKRLQDAIADRDQIHAIIKGSAINNDGAMKVGYTAPSVSGQAAVIGEAQAVAGVEAETISYIEAHGTATPLGDPIEIAALTQAFRQNTDKKGFCAIGSVKTNLGHLDTAAGVTGLIKTVLALQHKMLPPSLHFETPNPKIDFANSPFYVNTTLTEWKTDNTPRRAGVSSFGMGGTNAHVILEETPVFGQGSRGAEGQRRSYQLLCLSTKAANALEKATNNLITHLKEHPELNLGDVAYTLNSGRRGFNHRRMLICQNLEDAVQSLSNLETKQVVTNYTEITERSVVFMFPGQGSQYVNMAREIYQTEIVFKEQVDYCSEILKPLLGLDLRHILYPSDDKITEASQQLQETAIAQPAIFVIEYALAKLWQSWGVNPQAAIGHSIGEYVAATLAGVFSLEDALSLVAARGQMMQQLPTGAMLSVPLPVEKVKSLLGSELSVAAINQPSHCVVSGSIAAIEALQNQLAAQSIECRRLHTSHAFHSQMMEPILEAFAERVKKVTLNPPKLPYISNLTGTWITVSQATNPDYYAQHLRSTVLFAQGIEKLLATPEQVLLEVGPGHTLTTLAKRHPDKAATHTILNSVRHPQDQQSDVAVLFTTLGQLWLAGVKIDWLGFYSQDEYYRIPLPTYPFERQRYWIEPPQKTAWGQLQIAPPTAKLWTSLIKACEKQANAKDVKLNEVIYQENKQCLDSLCTAYINIAFQQLGAFSNSSEKYSGEELIAKCQIIPRYQQLFSRWLQILVEQGQLQQQQGLFTNFAPCSPDFIDEYLAEVREKFAATTPIDLDLVQRCGENLAAVVVGKQEPLEFFDELVYQDKQNGSHLESPLVAYYNSILRSSLAQMVKLLPPSVHLRVLEIGGGTGMSTQAILPVIPAQQTSYTFTDIGSGFLTQAQQKFQDYPFIDYQLLDIDKSPTEQGFEKYSFDVIIASNVLHATQNIDKTLHHVRSLLAPGGFLLLWEVTQPKIDFDMSWGLLLKPLNDKRRSPGQPFITEKQWFEALQAQGFVEVAAFPQSEAFEHQIIMAQASVQTAFSNNFERKDTEQKSQSLLQPQASLSTFHSRPDLSNSYIAPRNDIEDKIAEIWQELLGLKQVGIHDNFFELGGDSLIAVQAMSRLRNAFDIQLSVANLFESPTIAEIALRLEEQINLDNNSSAIEREEIAI